One window of the Streptomyces asoensis genome contains the following:
- a CDS encoding alpha/beta fold hydrolase, giving the protein MPSHESRPTIHIPGTTSHTLAPRAGSGGREGTLRYLKAGTGAPLVLLHTVRTQAEHFRHLIPLIADHYTVYALDLPGMGYSEIVPGASYDEPAMRAGVKRLLTELDLHDVTLVGESMGAVLALTTAADLPERVRRVVAVNTYDFRGGIARSSLLARVVVTGVLAPGVGPVIAGVEPKPALSKILQGGLGDKSALREDYVDELLQVGGRPGYPTVARAVYQALPSLIAARSRYPEVKAPVHLVYGEKDWSRPSDRQANKNLLPAADFTQVPGAGHFIALERPDVLADLLNSVA; this is encoded by the coding sequence ATGCCCAGCCACGAGTCACGTCCCACGATCCACATTCCGGGAACCACCAGCCACACCCTCGCCCCGCGCGCGGGATCCGGCGGCCGCGAGGGGACCCTGCGCTACCTCAAGGCGGGCACCGGCGCCCCCCTGGTCCTGCTGCACACCGTGCGCACGCAGGCCGAGCACTTCCGCCACCTCATCCCGCTGATCGCGGACCATTACACCGTGTATGCCCTCGACCTGCCGGGGATGGGCTACTCCGAGATCGTGCCCGGGGCGTCGTACGACGAGCCGGCCATGCGCGCGGGCGTCAAGAGGCTCCTGACCGAACTCGACCTCCACGACGTCACACTGGTCGGGGAGTCCATGGGAGCGGTGCTCGCCCTGACCACAGCGGCCGATCTCCCGGAGCGGGTACGACGCGTCGTCGCGGTGAACACCTATGACTTCCGCGGCGGAATCGCCCGGTCGAGCCTCCTCGCCCGCGTGGTCGTCACCGGTGTCCTCGCCCCAGGGGTAGGTCCGGTGATCGCCGGGGTGGAGCCCAAGCCCGCCCTCAGCAAGATCCTGCAGGGCGGCCTCGGCGACAAGAGCGCACTGCGCGAGGACTACGTCGACGAGCTCCTCCAGGTGGGCGGCCGCCCCGGCTACCCGACTGTCGCCCGGGCCGTGTACCAGGCCCTGCCCAGTCTCATCGCCGCCCGCTCGCGCTACCCCGAGGTCAAGGCGCCCGTCCACCTCGTCTACGGGGAGAAGGACTGGTCCCGTCCCTCGGACCGGCAGGCGAACAAGAACCTGCTGCCGGCCGCCGACTTCACACAGGTGCCGGGAGCGGGGCACTTCATCGCGCTGGAAAGGCCCGATGTCCTGGCCGACCTGTTGAACTCGGTGGCGTGA
- a CDS encoding winged helix-turn-helix transcriptional regulator, translated as MSELDHPLPECPIARFLTVLDGPWATLIVRELLTGPKRFTELRAGLPGISPKTLSSRLRRFVLLGLVTRTAYAEIPPRVEYELTPAGARLEVVLATMGAWAEQDLPRTGAFPIEDR; from the coding sequence ATGAGTGAGCTGGATCACCCTTTGCCGGAATGTCCGATCGCCCGGTTCCTGACCGTGCTGGATGGGCCCTGGGCGACGCTGATCGTGAGGGAGTTGCTGACCGGCCCGAAACGCTTCACCGAGCTGCGCGCCGGGCTTCCGGGGATCAGCCCCAAGACCCTGTCCTCACGGCTGCGACGATTCGTACTCCTAGGGCTGGTCACCCGCACGGCCTATGCGGAGATCCCGCCCCGCGTGGAGTACGAACTCACCCCGGCAGGCGCACGACTCGAGGTCGTGCTGGCCACCATGGGCGCCTGGGCCGAACAAGACCTTCCCCGCACTGGCGCGTTCCCTATCGAAGATCGGTAA
- a CDS encoding MFS transporter, which yields MTSDLRGNVSTTFDRGAPASGKTDSGRRGSHAMRWWVLVVLGVAQLMVTLDATVVNIALPEAQHDLGFSDGSRQWVITGYALAFGSLLLLGGRLGDLFGRRTTFVTGLIGFAGASVVGGAASSFEMLVAARVAQGLFAALLAPAALSLLSVTFTDPAERPKAFGIFSALSGAGAAVGLLLGGMLTEWASWRWVMYVNVIFAGVALAGALLLLAKPVVTERPKIDIPGTVVVSAALFGIVYGFAHVESTSWTDPVALGSMISGVVLLAVFAWLELRVSHPLLPLRVVLDRTRGGSFLAVFVLGMGMFSIFLFLTYYLEASIGYSPIEAGLSFLPMVGGIVASSTTVPSLLLPKVGPKAVVSAGFLVSASGMALLTRLTLDSGYVANIMPGMILLGLGIGAVMTTAFQGATAGVHHEDAGVASALINTSQQVGGSISTALLTTVASSAATDYLSSHKPGALTVAQAGVESYTATLAWGAGIFVVGAVLTAFLMPNSALAPSEGEPVIAH from the coding sequence ATGACCAGCGACTTAAGGGGAAATGTGAGTACCACCTTCGACCGCGGGGCGCCCGCCTCCGGGAAAACAGACTCGGGCCGCCGCGGCTCCCATGCCATGCGCTGGTGGGTGCTCGTCGTGCTGGGCGTGGCGCAGCTCATGGTCACGCTCGATGCGACCGTCGTGAACATCGCGCTGCCCGAAGCGCAACATGACCTCGGTTTCAGTGACGGCAGCCGGCAGTGGGTCATCACGGGGTACGCCCTGGCGTTCGGCAGCCTGCTGCTGCTCGGTGGCCGACTCGGTGACCTGTTCGGCCGGCGTACGACCTTCGTGACCGGCCTGATCGGTTTCGCGGGCGCATCCGTCGTCGGCGGCGCGGCCAGCAGCTTCGAGATGCTCGTCGCGGCGCGTGTGGCCCAGGGCCTGTTCGCCGCGCTGCTCGCGCCCGCGGCGCTCTCGCTGCTCAGCGTGACCTTCACCGACCCGGCCGAGAGGCCGAAGGCGTTCGGTATCTTCAGCGCGTTGTCCGGTGCGGGTGCCGCGGTCGGACTCCTGCTCGGCGGCATGCTGACCGAATGGGCGTCGTGGCGTTGGGTGATGTACGTGAACGTCATTTTCGCGGGCGTCGCGTTGGCCGGTGCGTTGCTGTTGCTGGCCAAGCCCGTGGTCACCGAGCGACCCAAGATCGACATTCCCGGTACCGTCGTGGTGAGCGCCGCGCTGTTCGGCATCGTCTACGGGTTCGCGCATGTGGAATCCACCAGTTGGACCGACCCGGTCGCCCTCGGCTCCATGATCAGCGGCGTGGTGCTGCTCGCGGTGTTCGCCTGGCTGGAGCTCAGGGTCTCTCATCCGCTGCTGCCGCTGCGCGTCGTGCTGGACCGGACCCGGGGCGGTTCGTTCCTGGCCGTGTTCGTCCTGGGCATGGGGATGTTCTCGATCTTCCTGTTCCTGACCTACTACCTGGAGGCCAGCATCGGCTACTCGCCGATCGAGGCCGGTCTGTCCTTCCTGCCGATGGTCGGGGGCATCGTCGCCTCGTCGACCACGGTGCCTTCGCTGCTGCTGCCCAAGGTCGGCCCGAAGGCCGTGGTCAGCGCCGGCTTCCTGGTCTCCGCGTCCGGCATGGCCCTGCTGACCCGGCTCACGCTGGACAGCGGCTACGTCGCCAACATCATGCCGGGCATGATCCTGCTGGGTCTCGGTATCGGTGCGGTGATGACCACCGCGTTCCAGGGTGCGACCGCAGGCGTGCACCACGAGGACGCGGGCGTCGCCTCGGCCCTGATCAACACCAGCCAGCAGGTGGGCGGCTCGATCAGCACGGCGCTGCTGACCACCGTTGCATCGTCGGCCGCGACCGACTACCTCTCCTCACACAAGCCCGGCGCGCTGACCGTGGCCCAGGCCGGGGTCGAGAGCTACACGGCCACCCTGGCGTGGGGCGCCGGCATCTTCGTGGTCGGCGCGGTGCTCACGGCGTTCCTGATGCCGAATTCAGCTCTGGCGCCGTCGGAGGGCGAGCCTGTGATCGCCCACTGA
- a CDS encoding ester cyclase, producing the protein MTAISTANTASEMVRSATTTALRVAARNLELYDTGNVAGADEVFAPDVIDHNPADGAASGIDGMRVLIAAVRDGFTGTQHRILFQQELPGGWVVLHWRMTGTHTGDAFGFAASGNPVDITGTDIVRVVDGKITEIYHVEELLKLTQQISTGTQPA; encoded by the coding sequence ATGACCGCGATCAGTACGGCCAACACCGCGAGCGAGATGGTGCGCTCGGCCACGACCACCGCGTTGCGGGTCGCCGCGCGCAACCTTGAGCTCTACGACACCGGCAACGTCGCCGGAGCGGACGAGGTGTTCGCCCCCGACGTGATCGACCACAACCCCGCTGACGGCGCCGCCTCGGGCATCGACGGCATGCGAGTGCTGATCGCCGCGGTCCGCGACGGATTCACCGGCACGCAGCACCGGATCCTGTTCCAGCAGGAGCTTCCCGGCGGCTGGGTGGTCCTCCACTGGCGGATGACCGGGACCCACACCGGAGACGCCTTCGGCTTCGCCGCCAGCGGCAACCCGGTCGACATCACCGGCACCGACATCGTCCGCGTTGTCGACGGCAAGATCACCGAGATCTACCACGTCGAAGAACTGCTCAAGCTCACCCAACAGATCAGCACCGGCACGCAGCCGGCCTGA
- a CDS encoding DUF1330 domain-containing protein gives MSANSQKKKFYALNMFDVVDLEKYLAYFSRLPEAAPQYGGRMVAFGRFRDSVAGDIAPRQVLFLVEWESEEAFISFRDDPALADLHPLRESGAASYVWQTFDGVDMSDPANVSLDDVLAVLKP, from the coding sequence ATGAGTGCGAATTCGCAGAAGAAGAAGTTTTATGCCCTGAACATGTTTGACGTGGTCGACTTGGAGAAGTACCTCGCGTATTTCAGTCGTTTGCCCGAAGCGGCTCCGCAGTATGGTGGTCGAATGGTGGCGTTCGGTCGTTTCCGAGACAGCGTAGCCGGTGACATCGCGCCGCGGCAGGTCCTGTTTCTCGTTGAATGGGAGTCCGAAGAGGCGTTCATCAGCTTCCGGGACGATCCGGCCCTGGCCGACTTGCATCCGCTGCGGGAGAGCGGGGCGGCGTCCTATGTCTGGCAGACGTTTGATGGTGTCGATATGAGCGACCCCGCCAACGTCTCACTCGACGATGTACTGGCGGTACTCAAACCCTAA
- a CDS encoding SDR family oxidoreductase: MTALKGASVFVTGGSRGIGKALVEELYARGAGKVYATARDARTVTHPDAVPVALEVTDPASVAAAAAQAQDVTVLINNAGASVGASFLDSPVDDVRREFETNFYGPLLLTRAFVPLIERNGGGHLLNVHSVLSWIALGGSYSASKAALWSQTNSLRLELQPRGIAVTGLHVGYVDTDLAAGVEAPKSDPRAVAALALDGVETGAYEVLADDISRQVKAGLAGDLAGLYAQLAK; encoded by the coding sequence ATGACCGCACTCAAGGGCGCCAGCGTCTTCGTCACCGGCGGCAGCCGAGGCATCGGCAAGGCCCTGGTGGAAGAGCTGTACGCGCGCGGTGCCGGCAAGGTCTACGCCACGGCCCGCGACGCGCGCACGGTGACGCACCCCGACGCGGTCCCGGTGGCGCTGGAGGTCACCGACCCGGCCTCCGTGGCGGCCGCCGCCGCGCAGGCGCAAGACGTGACCGTGCTGATCAACAACGCCGGTGCCTCGGTCGGCGCGTCGTTCCTCGACTCCCCGGTCGACGACGTACGCCGGGAGTTCGAGACCAACTTCTACGGCCCGCTGCTTCTCACCCGCGCCTTCGTGCCCCTCATCGAGCGCAACGGCGGCGGCCACCTCCTGAACGTGCACTCCGTGCTCTCCTGGATCGCGCTCGGCGGCTCCTACAGCGCGTCCAAGGCCGCCCTGTGGTCGCAGACCAACTCCCTGCGCCTGGAGCTGCAGCCGCGCGGCATCGCCGTCACCGGACTTCACGTCGGCTACGTCGACACGGACCTCGCGGCCGGTGTCGAGGCGCCCAAGTCCGACCCCCGTGCTGTCGCCGCACTCGCCCTCGACGGGGTCGAGACGGGAGCGTACGAGGTGCTCGCCGACGACATCTCGCGGCAGGTCAAGGCCGGCCTGGCCGGCGACCTGGCCGGCCTGTACGCCCAGCTGGCGAAGTAA
- a CDS encoding TetR/AcrR family transcriptional regulator: MTEQAKPTFRERLLEAAATLAYRDGVTISVEALCKAAGVSKRSVYQLFESKDDLLAAGLERRAASYAARLLPEAGDGLSARGRILHVFEQLESQAGAPEFRGCAYQAVQIGLRDQRHPASRVAHRVKGNLMAFFRAEAEQGGVSDPGRLARQLMVVFDGASARAGIGADKLTGLVAPMAAFLLDAAGMR, from the coding sequence ATGACTGAACAGGCGAAGCCGACGTTCCGAGAGCGGCTGCTGGAGGCAGCGGCCACGCTCGCCTACCGCGACGGCGTCACTATCAGCGTCGAGGCGTTGTGCAAGGCGGCGGGGGTGTCCAAGCGCTCGGTGTACCAGCTGTTCGAGAGCAAGGACGACCTGCTGGCGGCGGGCCTGGAGCGGCGAGCCGCTTCCTACGCCGCCCGTCTCCTGCCTGAGGCAGGAGACGGGCTTTCCGCCCGGGGGCGGATCCTGCATGTCTTCGAGCAGTTGGAGTCGCAGGCGGGGGCGCCGGAATTCCGGGGCTGTGCGTACCAGGCTGTGCAGATCGGCCTGAGGGATCAGCGCCACCCCGCCAGCCGGGTGGCCCACCGGGTCAAGGGGAACCTGATGGCCTTTTTCCGTGCCGAGGCCGAACAGGGCGGGGTGAGCGATCCGGGACGGCTGGCCCGGCAGCTGATGGTGGTCTTCGATGGCGCCAGCGCCCGTGCGGGGATCGGCGCCGACAAGCTGACGGGGCTCGTCGCGCCCATGGCGGCCTTCCTGCTCGATGCGGCAGGCATGCGCTGA
- a CDS encoding NmrA family NAD(P)-binding protein, translating to MSSHTTSNIFVIGGTGAQGMPIVRSLVADKKYSVRVLTRDSSSPRAQALLALGNVSLLEGSFADEDVLREGFRGCDGVFLNIDGFNTGEKTETYWAIRSYEIAIEEGIKFFVYGNLDYTLKKSGYDSRFRTGHYDGKGRMAEWVLFQNEKNRDRMGVAVFTSGPYIEMVISPLTPMTPSVENGVVTWRVPLGEGAVPHVALEDCGFYVRWLFDHPERANGMDLEVAIEHMAYADMAAAFEKVTGHPAQYIDTDLDTYWNAPDVKGIADQPAGYNADPNDKSTMSFRDNFTGFWNTWKHGIITRDYALLDEIHPNRIRSAEEWFRREDQVGREIGKGSLWERVQPENWSLDSAILKSSADMRTGKL from the coding sequence ATGTCTTCTCACACCACCTCCAATATCTTCGTGATCGGCGGTACGGGGGCTCAAGGAATGCCCATCGTCCGCTCTCTTGTCGCCGACAAGAAATACTCCGTCCGGGTTCTCACGCGCGATTCCAGCTCCCCCCGAGCCCAGGCGCTCCTCGCGCTCGGCAACGTCTCCCTCCTCGAAGGGTCGTTCGCCGACGAGGATGTGCTGCGGGAAGGGTTTCGAGGCTGTGACGGCGTATTCCTCAACATCGACGGATTCAACACCGGTGAGAAAACGGAGACCTACTGGGCGATCCGCAGTTACGAGATAGCGATTGAAGAAGGAATCAAGTTCTTCGTCTACGGAAACCTCGACTACACCCTCAAGAAGTCCGGCTACGACTCAAGGTTCCGCACCGGGCATTATGATGGTAAAGGCCGCATGGCCGAATGGGTGCTGTTTCAAAATGAAAAGAACAGGGACCGGATGGGGGTAGCGGTCTTCACGTCAGGTCCCTACATTGAGATGGTGATCTCACCGCTCACGCCCATGACGCCCAGCGTTGAAAACGGTGTCGTCACGTGGCGAGTCCCTCTCGGCGAGGGAGCCGTTCCTCACGTGGCACTGGAAGACTGCGGCTTTTACGTGCGCTGGCTCTTCGATCATCCGGAGCGCGCGAATGGCATGGACCTTGAAGTCGCCATCGAGCACATGGCATATGCCGACATGGCTGCGGCGTTCGAGAAGGTCACCGGGCATCCGGCGCAGTACATCGACACTGATCTGGACACTTATTGGAACGCGCCGGACGTGAAGGGCATTGCTGATCAGCCCGCCGGTTACAACGCCGATCCCAACGACAAAAGCACCATGAGCTTCCGGGACAACTTCACGGGCTTCTGGAATACGTGGAAGCACGGAATCATCACCCGGGATTACGCTCTGCTCGACGAAATCCACCCCAACAGGATCAGGAGTGCTGAGGAGTGGTTCCGCCGGGAGGACCAGGTGGGAAGGGAAATCGGTAAAGGCAGTCTCTGGGAGAGGGTCCAACCGGAGAACTGGAGCCTCGACTCTGCGATCCTCAAGAGCAGTGCCGATATGAGGACGGGCAAGTTGTAA
- a CDS encoding DUF6262 family protein, which yields MTSMTDGRRADSARRRERVLKTLDVLLRSDQDITVSGLARAARVDRTYLYRHRDLLERVHAAAAAPPEDGRIAAVSRASLRADLTNALERNRRLTVRVRQLEKRLSESLGETVWKESGLGASADIDELQRRITLLEQDLADIRGQLDERSEELDAARAANRELTRALNQAR from the coding sequence ATGACCAGCATGACCGACGGGCGGCGGGCCGACTCGGCCCGCCGCCGCGAACGAGTTCTGAAGACCCTCGATGTCCTGCTGCGAAGCGACCAGGACATCACGGTCTCCGGACTGGCTCGCGCCGCACGAGTGGACCGCACCTACCTCTACCGGCACCGCGACCTCCTCGAACGCGTCCACGCCGCCGCAGCCGCCCCACCAGAAGACGGCCGGATCGCGGCCGTCAGCCGGGCCTCGCTGCGGGCAGACCTGACCAACGCGCTGGAGCGGAACAGGCGGCTGACAGTCCGGGTCCGGCAGTTGGAGAAGCGTCTGTCCGAGAGCCTCGGTGAAACCGTCTGGAAGGAATCCGGCCTTGGCGCATCCGCAGACATCGACGAACTTCAACGCCGCATCACGTTGCTCGAACAAGACCTGGCCGACATAAGGGGCCAGCTCGATGAGCGGAGCGAGGAACTTGATGCTGCGCGGGCGGCTAACCGGGAACTGACCCGGGCGCTGAACCAGGCCCGCTGA